One Xenopus tropicalis strain Nigerian chromosome 8, UCB_Xtro_10.0, whole genome shotgun sequence genomic window carries:
- the LOC100489050 gene encoding serine/threonine-protein kinase N2-like: MALPAIHQSELARTPSKSRSEDYNILSVLGEGSFGQVFLAEHKHSKKKFAIKAITKNVYDEQATQKIETEKKILQLVKKEKAPFLIGLDTYFVTNYNECLVMEYAPGGDLRLLMDKYDLPLKCSIFYAACIVQGLKFLHENNIVHRDLKPENILLDKRGYPRITDYGISKTGTFPWPHII, translated from the exons ATGGCATTACCAGCTATCCATCAAAGTGAG TTGGCCAGAACTCCTTCCAAATCTAGATCAGAAGACTATAACATCCTTAGTGTGCTGGGAGAAGGATCTTTTGGACAG GTGTTTCTGGCAGAGCACAAACATTCAAAGAAGAAATTTGCGATTAAGGCTATTACAAAGAATGTATATGACGAACAAGCCACTCAAAA aatTGAGACAGAAAAGAAGATATTGCAATTGGTAAAGAAGGAAAAAGCTCCATTCCTGATTGGCTTAGACACTTACTTTGTGACAAACTACAATGAGTGTTTGGTTATGGAATATGCCCCAGGAGGTGACCTAAGGTTACTTATGGACAAGTATGACCTGCCACTGAAATGCAGCAT ATTTTATGCAGCCTGCATTGTGCAAGGACTGAAATTTTTGCATGAAAACAACATTGTCCATAG AGATTTGAAGCCTGAAAACATTTTGTTGGATAAGAGAGGATATCCCAGAATTACAGACTATGGAATTAGCAAAACTGGTACGTTTCCCTGGCCTCATATTATATAA
- the LOC105948151 gene encoding RAC-alpha serine/threonine-protein kinase-like, with translation MAPEIFTESHYTRSVDWWALGVIIYEMILRKLPFDGDSGCEIRLKIMFERPNYPPTLPAYVRDILQGLLNKNPALRLGSTVEGAHAVMERPFFFGMKWEALRRKEIKPMFIMNYTE, from the exons ATGGCCCCTGAAATATTCACAGAATCTCACTATACCAGATCGGTGGACTGGTGGGCCTTAGGTGTCATCATTTATGAGATGATACTTAGAAAG TTGCCATTTGATGGAGACAGTGGTTGTGAGATTCgtttaaaaattatgtttgaaAGGCCAAACTATCCacctaccctgcctgcgtatgTCCGTGATATACTACAAGGA ctgctgaataaaaatccTGCACTGCGCCTGGGATCGACTGTAGAAGGAGCGCACGCGGTTATGGAACGACCATTCTTCTTT GGAATGAAATGGGAGGCTTTAAGGAGGAAAGAAATCAAGCCTATGTTTATTATGAATTACACTGAATAA